Proteins encoded in a region of the Xiphophorus couchianus chromosome 11, X_couchianus-1.0, whole genome shotgun sequence genome:
- the fez1 gene encoding fasciculation and elongation protein zeta-1: MEAPLVCLDEEFEDLRPCRMDERDHSSYSSTTTTTTVPLASITREDFSELENFSEMMSFKSMEDLVNEFDEKLNVCFHNYNTKTEGLAPIRNQAHSQEDEERLQDEDVWDALTDNYISTWDGLNSEGLNGNLSDHEIHEKEEEEMNEKNENANCLNEEPLITADQVIEEIVEMMENSPDPGETEEEDEEESSLCSSRTNPSLLEEIRQLSQASNNNCSYEGLSCMPSSALIELLHRVEAAIREYSEELVNQLARREELEFEKEVKNTFITALMEVQNRQKEQRDSSKRKRRDKALSLQGGGTVPSNGGNTASSGQKTGTMPVKRFSMEGLSNILQTGIRQTFGSTGNEKQYLNTVIPYEKKTTPPSVDDLQMLTKILYAMKEDSEKVPTLLTDYILKVLCPT; the protein is encoded by the exons ATGGAAGCCCCTCTTGTGTGCTTGGATGAGGAGTTCGAGGACCTGCGGCCCTGCCGGATGGATGAGCGGGACCACTCTTCCTACTCCAGCACCACCACAACCACCACCGTCCCTCTGGCCTCCATCACCCGCGAGGACTTCTCCGAGCTGGAGAACTTCTCTGAGATGATGAGCTTCAAGTCAATGGAGGATCTGGTCAACGAGTTTGATGAGAAACTCAATGTCTGCTTCCACAACTACAACACCAAAACCGAAGGCCTGGCACCGATTCGGAACCAGGCCCACAGCCAGGAGGATGAGGAACGGCTGCAGGATGAAGA TGTGTGGGACGCTCTAACCGACAACTACATCTCCACCTGGGACGGCCTCAACTCCGAGGGACTCAACGGCAACCTGTCTGACCACGAG ATCCatgaaaaagaggaggaggaaatgaaTGAGAAGAACGAGAACGCCAACTGCCTGAACGAAGAGCCTCTAATTACAGCAGATCAG gTCATTGAGGAGATTGTTGAGATGATGGAGAACTCTCCAGATCCCGGTGAAAccgaggaggaggatgaggaggagagcAGCCTGTGCTCCTCCAGGACCAACCCCTCCCTGCTGGAGGAGATCAGGCAGCTGTCCCAGGCCTCCAACAACAACTGCTCCTACGAAG GCCTCAGCTGCATGCCCAGCTCAGCGCTGATCGAGCTGCTGCACAGGGTGGAGGCCGCCATCCGGGAGTACTCGGAGGAGCTGGTCAACCAGCTGGCCCGGCGGGAGGAGCTGGAGTTCGAGAAGGAGGTGAAGAACACGTTCATCACAGCTCTGATGGAGGTGCAGAACAGGCAGAAGGAGCAGCGGGACAGCAGCAAGCGCAAACGGCGGGACAAGGCGCTCAGCCTGCAGGGGGGCGGGACGGTGCCCTCCAATGGGGGCAACACCGCCTCTTCTGGTCAGAAGACCGGCACCATGCCGGTCAAG CGCTTCAGCATGGAGGGCCTCTCCAACATCCTGCAGACGGGCATCAGGCAGACATTTGGAAGCACAGGAAATGAGAAGCAG tATCTGAACACTGTGATTCCATATGAGAAGAAAACCACCCCTCCATCTGTGGACGACCTGCAGATGCTCACAAAAA TCCTCTACGCCATGAAGGAAGACAGTGAGAAGGTGCCTACACTGCTGACCGACTACATATTAAAAG TTCTCTGTCCCACCTAA